A single Lactuca sativa cultivar Salinas chromosome 8, Lsat_Salinas_v11, whole genome shotgun sequence DNA region contains:
- the LOC111914314 gene encoding mechanosensitive ion channel protein 6, producing the protein MENRERSFPGPSLNDPQNEPEEIHIPRKYSDQFPSYTTPTTDSGNHRKHAGKGTYSTATTDTSAVEPELYNSAVDLENPNKVWKDVNYDFTSDGYKYDPKTHRTSSSIPESPNNYGQLTPKEVRISFNDEVMPTPNRRRSNVSGGGGGEEVLVCSSNAAYKRSSTLMRTRTKSRLMDEPEMKTSKSGNYQGRGGSGGGSGGGGDMEEDDFPFNDDDIPDEYKNLRYSKWTLFQLASLILIIGVLVCTLAIPSFRNKSLYDLEWWKWEIMIFVVICGKLVSGWGVRILVFFIERSFLLRRQVLYFVYGLKKAVQNCIWLCLVLIAWQCIFNKKVERTTYGKTVLPYVTKIWICLLVGTVVWLLKTLLIKVLASSFHVSKFFDRIQDSLFNQYLIETLTGPPVIEIQQEQEVEEEDWGIDDVDKLKEDVFKGWRAIGTPRSSNSTAGKNEGITIDHLHRLNQRNISAWNMNRMMNVINTSLLTTLDEQLEDISDDEDEAAVQITSENQAKVAAKKIFFNVSKPGSTHIYLEDLGRFLPDDEALKTIRLFDDVNEEQGISKRALKSWVVNVFRERRVLALSLNDTKTAVDKLHQMMNVAVGIIILVIWLLILRVATTQFFIFLSSQLVLVAFVFGNTCKMLFEAIIFLFIVHPFDVGDRCEIDGVQMVVEEMNILTTIFLRYDNQKITYPNSVLCTMPIANYHRSPDMGDAIDFCIHVSTQAEKIAKMKERITCYVEKKSDHWQPAPMIVLRDVEDMNRLKISIWLAHRMNFQDMGERWKRRALLVEEMIKIFKDLDIEYRMLPLDVNVRNIPALTSNRVPSNWTACAN; encoded by the exons ATGGAGAATCGGGAAAGATCATTCCCAGGACCTTCATTAAACGACCCGCAGAATGAACCTGAAGAAATACACATCCCCAGAAAATATTCTGATCAGTTTCCGTCATACACCACTCCTACGACGGATTCCGGTAATCACCGGAAACATGCAGGGAAGGGAACTTACAGTACTGCAACTACTGACACTTCTGCTGTAGAACCAGAGCTATACAACTCCGCCGTTGACCTTGAAAATCCTAACAAGGTATGGAAGGATGTCAACTATGATTTTACAAGTGATGGATATAAATATGATCCCAAGACCCACCGTACATCATCGTCAATCCCTGAAAGTCCCAATAACTACGGCCAACTCACCCCGAAGGAGGTAAGGATTTCCTTCAACGACGAGGTGATGCCAACACCAAACCGGCGGCGGTCAAATGttagtggtggcggtggtggggaAGAGGTACTGGTTTGCTCCTCAAATGCTGCATATAAACGAAGTTCGACCTTGATGAGGACGAGGACAAAGTCAAGGTTGATGGATGAGCCGGAGATGAAGACATCCAAATCTGGAAATTATCAAGGGagaggtggtagtggtggtggtagtggtggtggtggtgatatgGAAGAGGATGATTTCCCTTTCAACGACGATGATATTCCAGACGAGTACAAGAACTTAAGGTATAGCAAATGGACTTTATTTCAATTAGCCAGTTTGATACTAATCATTGGTGTTTTAGTTTGTACACTCGCTATACCAAGTTTCAGAAACAAAAGCTTATATGATCTTGAATGGTGGAAATGGGAGATTATGATATTCGTTGTCATCTGTGGGAAATTAGTTTCAGGCTGGGGGGTTAGGATCTTAGTGTTCTTCATAGAACGAAGCTTCTTATTGCGAAGACAGGTTCTTTATTTCGTATACGGGTTAAAAAAAGCAGTTCAAAATTGCATTTGGTTATGTTTGGTTTTGATTGCTTGGCAATGCATATTCAACAAGAAAGTTGAAAGGACGACATATGGGAAGACTGTTTTGCCTTATGTGACCAAGATTTGGATTTGTCTTTTGGTGGGGACAGTTGTTTGGTTATTGAAAACTTTGTTGATCAAAGTTCTTGCTTCATCTTTCCATGTGAGCAAGTTTTTTGATCGGATCCAAGATTCTTTATTTAACCAATACTTGATCGAAACCCTCACTGGCCCACCTGTGATTGAGATTCAGCAAGAACAAGAAGTGGAAGAGGAAGATTGGGGGATAGATGATGTTGATAAGCTTAAGGAAGATGTCTTTAAGGGTTGGAGAGCTATTGGAACTCCAAGATCCAGTAATTCCACAGCTGGTAAAAATGAAGGGATTACAATTGATCACTTGCATAGGCTAAATCAGAGGAATATATCTGCTTGGAATATGAACAggatgatgaatgttataaacacaAGTTTGTTAACAACTTTAGATGAACAGTTAGAAGATATaagtgatgatgaagatgaagctGCTGTGCAGATTACTAGTGAAAACCAGGCTAAAGTTGCAGCCAAGAAGATCTTTTTCAATGTGTCAAAGCCAGGCTCTAC ACACATTTATCTTGAGGATTTGGGGAGATTTTTGCCAGATGATGAAGCTTTGAAGACAATCCGACTGTTTGATGACGTAAATGAAGAACAAGGAATCAGCAAACGAGCTCTCAAAAGTTGGGTG GTTAATGTATTCCGAGAGCGTAGAGTTCTTGCATTATCTCTGAATGACACAAAAACAGCTGTGGACAAACTCCATCAGATGATGAATGTGGCTGTGGGAATCATAATACTCGTGATTTGGCTTCTTATACTTAGAGTTGCGACCACTCAGTTCTTTATATTCCTAAGTTCACAGCTAGTTTTGGTCGCCTTTGTGTTTGGAAACACATGCAAGATGCTGTTCGAGGCCATTATTTTCTTGTTTATAGTGCATCCATTTGATGTCGGGGATCGTTGCGAAATTGATGGTGTTCAG ATGGTAGTTGAAGAGATGAATATATTAACAACCATCTTCTTGAGGTATGATAATCAGAAAATAACATATCCCAACAGCGTCCTGTGTACAATGCCGATTGCTAACTATCATCGTAGTCCGGACATGGGCGATGCAATCGACTTCTGCATCCATGTGTCAACTCAAGCCGAAAAGATTGCTAAAATGAAGGAAAGGATTACATG CTATGTCGAGAAGAAGAGCGACCATTGGCAGCCTGCACCGATGATCGTGCTAAGGGATGTTGAGGACATGAATCGGCTCAAGATATCCATATGGCTTGCACACCGAATGAACTTCCAAGACATGGGTGAAAGATGGAAAAGAAGAGCTCTTCtagttgaggagatgatcaagatTTTCAAGGATCTCGACATTGAGTACCGCATGCTCCCACTTGATGTTAATGTCCGCAATATACCCGCCCTGACTTCAAATCGAGTTCCCTCAAATTGGACAGCTTGTGCAAATTGA